CACACGATTAGAGAAATTACTTCCATCAGATATTGCTGCGTTTACCAATAAATCTTTAGATTCTTTGTAATAAACATCAAGTCCCGCAGATAAACGATTGTCTAAAAATCCGAAATCAAGACCTGCATTGTAAGAAGATGTTTCTTCCCATTTCAAATTGTTTGTTCTTTTTGAAGGAAGTGCAACCGGAACCGGGCTTGTGCCAAAATAGTATTCAGAATTTCCTCCGCCAACTTGATATTTTTGAAGATATCCGTTTGGTTCAGGAATATCTTGTTGTCCAGTAATTCCATAACTTAATCTTAATTTTAAATCAGATATTACCGTACTTTCTTTAAAGAAATCTTCTTTGATTTTCCATGCAAAAGCTACAGAAGGGAAATTTCCCCAACGATTCGCTTCTTCAAATCTTGAAGAACCATCTCTTCTATAAGATAGTGTCAATAAATATTTGTCTCTGAAATTTAAGTTTGTTCTCGCAAAGAATCCTAATAAAACAACATCTGTATCTAAAGTTGTTTCAGGAAATGTTGATGGTAAATCCGGATTTAAAATATTACCCGTTTCGAATTTTGAGCTTTGAAATTTTTGATACGAATAACCAGCTGTTGCCTCAAAATTCAACGATTTAAACGTTTTATTATACACTAAATAAGTATCTAATAATTTATTTCTTCTGGTTGCTTCTGTATATTCATTTGTACCATACGGAATATTATTGTTTGATGGAGCAGAACCTGCATCAGCACCAACCAATCTTCTTCTTTCTCCGTTTGATTCATCAAAACCAACATTTACAACGGCTCTTAAAGCAGGTAAAAAGTGAAATTTATAGTCAATTTCAAAATTTCCAAAAAATCTGTCATTTATACCTCTGTCATTTGTATTCAACAATTGCGAAACTGGATTTCTTGCCGCAGTCGAAACTAACGGATAATTCCCGTTTGCGTCAACGCCAGTAGTATATTCAAAATATCCTCCGTAAGGCGCGCCATCAACTTTTATAGGTTGCGTTGGGTCAAAACCAATAGCAGCTCCTTCAACAGCATCTGTAAATCTGTTTCTTTCGTTTGTATAATTCGCAGAAAGTCTCAATTTTAAATGATTGTCAAAGAAAACCGGATTCATTACTAAACCAACAGTATTTCTTTTAAACTCATTCGTCAAGCGTAAACCTTGCTGATCTGTATTTCCAAGCGTTAAACTTGTTGGAATAATATTAAACAAACTTCCTCTAACAGCTAAACTTTGGTCTACAGTTCCTGTGTTTCTATAAATTGCTCTTTGCCAATCTGTATTTGCAGTTCCTAATTTACTTAAATCATCACTTCTTCTGTCTGCAATCACACTTCTAAATTCATCTGCGCTAAAAACATCAACAGTTTTAGTAAGTGTTCCCGCAGCATATTGCACATTATAATCTACAGATAATGTTTTGCTTCCTTTTTTAGTCGTAATAATAATTACACCATTTGAAGCACGAGAACCGTAAATTGCAGAAGCCGATGCATCTTTTAAAACCGTGATAGATTCAACAGTTGCAGGATTCAGCGACGCTAAAAACGAAGAAGATCCTGTATTTGTAGCATTATCAAGAGGCAATCCATCAATTACAATAAGAGGATCATTACTTGCAAAAAGTGAACTTCCGCCACGAATTCTAATTTGAGAACTAGAACCCGGAGCACCAGTTGAATTTACTGTTAAACCGGCAACTCGCCCGCTAAGTAAATTTTCGGTGGTAATATTATTTCCTTTGTTAAAGTCTTTTGTCGTAAGTGCTGTAACAGATCCCGTAGCATCTTTCTTTTTTACACTTCCATATCCAACCTGAACAACAACTTCTTTCAGTTGATTATTATCTTCTTCAAGATTTACCGTTATGTTCTTCTGTCCGGCAACCGCGATAGTTTGATTGGTATAACCTGTATAAGAAAACGTAATTTTACTATCTGCTTTTACTCCGGATAATTGAAATTTTCCGTCAAAATCAGTCGTGGTACTGATATTTGTTCCTAATACTTTTATGTTGGCTCCCGGTATGGGCTGCTTGGTGGACTTTTCCAAGACAATACCGCTAATTGTGTTCTGAGCAAAAACACAAAAAGGAAGTAAGAGTAATAAAAGTAAAAATTTGGTTTTAATTCTTTTCATACTTTTTAAAAATTGGTTTTGTTTAAGTTAGTTTTTATTAATAAGTGTTGGTCACAAATTGATTGTAGAGCGCTATAATTTTTAAGATTATAATCTCCTTCTGAAATAAGCTTACTCTGTTTTTCTTAGAATAAGGAAAAGCTTTTCCCGATAAGTTTTAATTAGAATGTTAGTCATGTTTAATTTTTTTTTTGGTTAGAATAATTGGTTAGTTTGTTTTCATTGATTTGCTACGAACAAAAAACAAAACATTATTTTTCAAACGTTATAGCTGATCAACTAACTTTGCAAATTAAGGATAGAAGAAGTTTTTAAGACAGGGAAAAATTCATTTATAAAAGGGGACATTTTCGTAAAAACCCACATACAACGCCGTATAAAAACATATTATGCAATTTTTCATTCAAAAAAAAATGACAAAACCAATAATTAACCATGAAAATAATATTTTTAATAATTAACTTAGACTGTAATTTTTACGCAATATATTCCCATAATATTTACCTGAAAAAATCTAAAAATCTTAATCTTCAAAAATCATAGAAATAACAAACCGTAATTAACTTAAAAAACAAATGTTGTTTTTACACATTATATAATAAATAAATTAATTTCGCAAACTATACAGTTTGTGGCAACCCTAAAAAGAAAACGTACAAAATGGTGAACCGAATTAAAATAATGATAATTATAAATTTGCTGATTATTATTTTATGCAATCAGACATTTGCCCAAAATTCGATAACAAAGGAAATTCTTTGGACAACGGATTGGAGTCCGAATGGGAAATTCATAGCGATTGGCGGAAATATTGACACTTTAAAAATTTATAATGAAAAGGATCTAAAATCATTCAAGTCATACCATATAAAGAATACTATTACGCGTATAAAGTGGCATCCTTCAAAAAATATAATTGCTGTATCGACACAAATGTCAGGTGACAAATCGAGTATTATTAATTTGGATACGAATGAAAAAATTGAATTAAACGGAATTTCACCAGATGGAGCAAGAGGAATTGACTGGAACAATACAGGTGAATATTTAGCTGTTGGAGACAATGACGGACAAATATTAATTTATACTATAAAAGGTGAATTAATTAAAAAGTTTAATAATGAAAATACAAAGGGCATAATGGCTATTGATTGGCATCCTCAAAAAAACACTCTTACAACGGTTACAGACAAAATACGTTTTTATGACATTGATGGGAATTTGCTAAAATCAATAAAACATAGAAAAGAAGAAGTGATGTTATTAAGTATTGCCTGGCACAAATCAGGTACTTTTTTTGTTACAGGCGATTATGGTGATGAAAAAGACAAATCTCTGCTTCAATACTGGGATGAAAACGGTAAATTATTACAATCAATTGATATAAGTAAAGCAGAATATAGAAATTTAACCTGGAATTCAAAAGGAAGCAAATTAGCAACTGCAAGTGATGCGTTGAGAATTTGGGATACCAACGGCAAACTTGTCTCTGAAGGAAATTCTAAAGACTATTTATGGGGTGTTTCCTGGAACAAACAAGGAAATAAAATTATTACATCAAGTATGGAGCAAAATATAATACTTTGGAATAATAAAGCAGAAAGAATATTAGCTATTGAATAAGAATATCCCGAATAGCCGTTTTAAACTAATGTGTGATTTAACGGAATTACGGTTTCGCATCGAGTTTTCATTAAACCGAAAATCGAAAGGTTACAAACCAAACAATGCCTCGAAGCCCTAGAACGTTTTTACATATATTTATATAAAAATTGATCCAGCTTTCAGACCACATTCCTCGTATTTTTCGTATATAAAAGAGCCACAAGCTTTTTAAAAAAAATTCTATGAATAAGCTAAAGTCCTTTCTTGTTATTTGTTTTCTTTCCATAAGTGCATTTGGACAGAACTACCCGATAAGACATCTTGATATTTCGTCAGGACTTTCTAATAATTCGGTTGCGACTATATATCAGGATCAGAATGGTTATATGTGGTTTGGAACTTTTGACGGACTTAACAGATATGATGGAAATGATTTTAAAATTTACCGCCATATTCATACGGATCCAAATTCTATTCAGGGAAATGCTATAAGCTGTATCGAAGGTGATTATAAAAATAATTTGTGGATTGGAACAACAGCCGGTCCAGTTGTTTTTAATGCAGAACGCTCCTCTTTTACTCCATTAAAATATATTGGAATTGATAAAAAAGTCAAACCTTTAAAAATTACGGCTTACGAAATAATTGCTGTACATTCTCAAAATATAATTCTTGTTGCTACAAAAGAAATGATCGTCGCTTATAAAGAAGGCGAGCAAACCGGAACTGCGATACCTTTTAACGGAAAATTAAATTATATCGCAAGATCAATATCTTATGATGCGAAAAAACAAATCTTCTATGTTTTTGTAACCGGTTCAGGTCTTTGCAAATATGATCTTAAATCAAAAAAACTAACACTTCTCAACAATACAATTACCGGAGCAAATTGCATAAAGCTCACAAATGAAGGTTTATGGATTGGATCCGATGAAGGGGCGCATTTATACAATGCGAATCTGAATACTTATTCTAAAAATTACTTTCAGGAAAAAACAGTCGTTCGCGATTTTTACCAGCAAGACAACAGACTTTGGATTGCCACCGACGGCGCGGGTCTTTTCACTATTACAAAAAACCAGTCTACTCCTATTTTATATAAAGCAAGCGGTCCAGTTTCATTACTGAACAGTAAATCTCTTTATGACATATTTGAAAGTAAAAACGGAGAAATGTGGTTCGGAACTCTCCGAGGCGGCGTGAGTATGATGGGGAAAAAACCACTTTATTTTAATCATTTTAAAAGCAAAGATCCACTGACCAATAAAGAAGATGAAGATCCTGCCGCAAACTTCATGCTTTCTTTCTGCGAAGACGACAAGAAAAATATCTGGATTGGTACTGATGGCGCCGGAATGCGATATTGGAACAGGAAACAAAATACCTACGACGTTTATTCTACAACATCGTCTGGCGGAAGAAAACTGCAAAGTAATTTTGTTACAAGTATAGTCAGAGATTCTGATAATGCAATTTGGGTCGCCATGTGGAAAGGTGGAGTTTGTCGTATTGATCCAAATTCAAAGGCAATTCAGAATTTTTCGATTTATAATCAATTCACTAAAAAAGCAGAACAAGAATCATGGTTGCTCTTTTTAGATTCAAGAAACACCTTGTGGCTTGCCATAACTAACGCAGGCGCATTATATCAATTTGATAGAAAACAAAATAAATTCATTTGCTACAGCAACACTTTACGCGATGTTACTTGTCTCTATGAAACCAAAGACGGAAAAATATGGGGCGGAACATTCAATTCGTTTTTTGAGATAGATACCAAAACAAAAAAAGTAAAAAACTATCATTCTGAATACACAATAAGATGTATTACTGAAGATCAAAATAAAAATCTTTGGATTGGTACTGTAGAAGGCGGTTTGCTTTTATTTGATCGAAAAACAGCCACTTCTAAAAAATATACCACTCAAAATGGTCTTTCGAGTAATACCGTACTTCGCCTTTTAGAAGACAAAAAAGGAAATCTCTGGATGAGTACGTATCACGGAATTTCAAGATTGAATCCAAAGAATAATACTTTTAGAAATTTTGGCGTCGCTGATGGATTGCAGGGAAATCAATTTAGCTGGAATGCAGGCACAAAACTTTCTACAGGAGAATTTATTTATGGAGGTATAAACGGATTCAATGTTTTTGATCCTGAGAATATAAAAGACAAAAAAAATACCGGTAAATTTTTATTGAATGATTTGCTGGTAAACAATCAGTCTTTAAAATCAGACAGTCCTTATGTGACCGGAAAAAAACTTGAAATGATAAGCGATGTCGAACTTCCTTATGAAAAATCGGCATTAAGTTTTGATTTTGTTTACCTTGATTATGTCAATTCCGAAAAAATAAATACCGCTTACTTTCTTGAGGGTTGGGATAAAAACTGGAATTATGCTTCAAAAGATAACAGAGCTAATTATTCCAGATTGACCGAAGGAACTTATGTTTTTAAAGTAAAAACAACCGATATTTTTGGAAATTGGACTAATGAGGTAACGCTGGCAACGGTAACAATTCTTCCGCCTTGGTATAGAACATGGTGGGCATATACATTTTATCTCATCGCTGCAATCGCCGCCATTTATGCATATGTAGGTTATCATAAAAACAAGGAAAGGCTTCGCTACGAAATAAAACTTGCCCGAATGGAGCATAAAAAAGATAAGGAACATGCCGAAAAACAGTTTTCGATGTTTACATATATTGCGCATGAATTGCGAACTCCTTTATCCTTAATTATAAATCCGCTTAAAAGCGCTATTGAAAGAAAAAACCGTTCTGAAGACGATCTGGATCTAAATCTCGCCTATAAAAATGCAAAACGATTATTGAGTCTTACAGATCAATTACTATTATTTAGAAAAGCCGAAACGGATCTTGATGAACTCAAAATTTCGAAGATTAATTTAAACTCGCTTTGTCGTGAAATCTACGAAAGCTTTACACAAATGGCAGCCGTAAAAAGTCTAAATTATCAATTTATCGAAGAAAAAACACCGACCGAAATATATGGCGATTACGAAAAATTAGAGATTACCCTTTTCAATTTAATTTCTAATGCTTTCAAATTTACTCCTAATAATGGATCAATAAGCATTGAGATAATCGAGAATCTTGCCGACGTTTCTATCATTATATCTGATACCGGAAGCGGAATCAATGAAAATGAAATTGACACTATTTTCGAAAAATTCAAGCAAAGTCAGTCTAAAGCCAGCAATGGTTTTGGAATAGGACTTTATGTTGCTAAATATTTCGTGAACAAACATCATGGCGAAATAGAGTGTAAAAGTAAAATTGGAGAAGGCACTTCGTTCATTATTACACTTCCAAAAGGAAATAGCCATTTTGCAGAAATGAACATAAACGAGAATCATTCGCATATGTCGCCACTTGTAGGTGAACTTCTTGAAGGAATGCCAGCGGATAATCAAAATACAGCTGAAAATAGAACTCAGCCATCGCATCCGGAAAATCTACAGGATGAATTAATCAGTACAAAAAAAGTATTGCTAATTGTTGAAGACAATCCTGAAATGAACCATTATCTCGTGCAACTTTTTACCAAAAATTATATTGTTTATTCAGCGGCAAATGGTCTTGAAGGATTAAAACTTGTAGAAAAACATATGCCGGATATTGTATTGAGCGATATTTCTATGGAAGGTATGAACGGTTTGGATTTATGCAAAAAAATCAAGCAGAATGATGATTTAAGCCATATTCCAGTAATACTTCTCACCGCTACAACGAGTAATGATATTCATTTGCAAAGTATTACAGAAGGCGCCGATGATTATGTGACCAAACCTTTTGACAGTGATATACTTCTGGCACGAGTAGATTCCGTTCTCCGAAACAGAGGACAATTGCGCAAGTATTTCTTAGACAGTATAACGCTTCGTGAAAATGTAAATAAAGTTCCTACTGAATACAAAGAATTTCTGGACAAATGCATCGAAATCGTAGAAGCCAATATTGAAAACAACGATTTTAATCTAAAAACTTTTTCAGCTGAAATGGGAATGAGTCATTCAAGTCTTTACAAAAAGATTAAAGCTATTTCAGGACAAACCGTAAATGTTTTTATCCGATCTATCAGAATCCGAAGAGCAGCAGTAATTATGCTTACCGAAAATATTAATATCGCACAGGTTGGCCCACAAGTTGGTATCGAAGATCAACGTTATTTCCGTCAACAGTTCGTAAAATTATTCGGGATGAAGCCTTCAGAATATATCAAAAAATATAGAAATTCTTTTAATAAGGAATTGAATATAATTCAGAAAAAGGACAATTGATATAAAAGGGTAATTTACTAAATCTTGTAAACATGCTTTATATTTACATATCCATAATTACCCGAATTAATTACCTTGACTTGTAACCACTCACCATCAACAGCGATAACCTTTAGCAACGCATGTCTTTCCAATACTTCAATTACTTCGTATTCAGTACCAGGTCCTTCTCGTAAATTAAGAATTTCTGAATCAACTGCAAGCATATCTTCAGAACGATAATTAACTATCGTTTTTTTAGTTACTTTTTCTTTTTTAGGCTCGCTATAAAAGTTCGAATTAGAAGAATGAGTTACAGTATTTTTAGAAGCTGTTTTAACTCTGCTCTTGCTAACTGTACGTGGCGCTGTATATCTAACAGGTGGCGAATACGAAGCACATACTCCGCAGCTTCCACCATTCGAGCAATGTGCACATCTGCTACAATTTGAGCACGCACTGCAAGATGCACTACCGGTGCATCGCCCACTTTCTTTAGGTTTTGCATCACAGCAGCTTGCCATAAGGTTATGGTCTTGCGCACTAATTGATGAGACAAAAAGAAAGAACAAAATCTTAAAAAATATTAATTTTATCATGGCAATTCATTTATGTTTAGGACAAACTTAAAGAGAGATCATTATAGAACTTTACGGTTTTCCATAAGAGATTCAATTAATCTGGAAAATAATTCTTTAACAAATAGTTGAACATAGTATAAATATCCATTTTAACTGATTACAAGGAACATAATAATATTTCAAAGATGTTTGTTATTGACAAATCCCGATTATTTTTATAAGTCAAGTAAATACGGGCGAGCAAAAAAAAATAAGATTTAGTCTAAAACAAAAAAGCCACTCAAATGAGTAGCTTTTTATGTGAACGCAGAAGGATTCGAAACTTCGAGCGTCCCAATTGAAAATCGGGATGTTTTATCCAGCTGAGTTATTTTTTCGATTCATTTATTAATTTTTCAACTCTAACCCTACTTTTCCATTTCTTAACTTCTAATTCACGTTTATAAGCCAATGATTTTGTTTCAAATTCTTCAGAGTAAATTACAATCCAATCTTTCGTTTTTCCTGTAAATCCGGAATGATTTGATAAATGTT
This genomic window from Flavobacterium sp. 9 contains:
- a CDS encoding WD40 repeat domain-containing protein produces the protein MIIINLLIIILCNQTFAQNSITKEILWTTDWSPNGKFIAIGGNIDTLKIYNEKDLKSFKSYHIKNTITRIKWHPSKNIIAVSTQMSGDKSSIINLDTNEKIELNGISPDGARGIDWNNTGEYLAVGDNDGQILIYTIKGELIKKFNNENTKGIMAIDWHPQKNTLTTVTDKIRFYDIDGNLLKSIKHRKEEVMLLSIAWHKSGTFFVTGDYGDEKDKSLLQYWDENGKLLQSIDISKAEYRNLTWNSKGSKLATASDALRIWDTNGKLVSEGNSKDYLWGVSWNKQGNKIITSSMEQNIILWNNKAERILAIE
- a CDS encoding GIY-YIG nuclease family protein, encoding MGHTSEGLDERLRKHLSNHSGFTGKTKDWIVIYSEEFETKSLAYKRELEVKKWKSRVRVEKLINESKK
- a CDS encoding SusC/RagA family TonB-linked outer membrane protein, whose translation is MKRIKTKFLLLLLLLPFCVFAQNTISGIVLEKSTKQPIPGANIKVLGTNISTTTDFDGKFQLSGVKADSKITFSYTGYTNQTIAVAGQKNITVNLEEDNNQLKEVVVQVGYGSVKKKDATGSVTALTTKDFNKGNNITTENLLSGRVAGLTVNSTGAPGSSSQIRIRGGSSLFASNDPLIVIDGLPLDNATNTGSSSFLASLNPATVESITVLKDASASAIYGSRASNGVIIITTKKGSKTLSVDYNVQYAAGTLTKTVDVFSADEFRSVIADRRSDDLSKLGTANTDWQRAIYRNTGTVDQSLAVRGSLFNIIPTSLTLGNTDQQGLRLTNEFKRNTVGLVMNPVFFDNHLKLRLSANYTNERNRFTDAVEGAAIGFDPTQPIKVDGAPYGGYFEYTTGVDANGNYPLVSTAARNPVSQLLNTNDRGINDRFFGNFEIDYKFHFLPALRAVVNVGFDESNGERRRLVGADAGSAPSNNNIPYGTNEYTEATRRNKLLDTYLVYNKTFKSLNFEATAGYSYQKFQSSKFETGNILNPDLPSTFPETTLDTDVVLLGFFARTNLNFRDKYLLTLSYRRDGSSRFEEANRWGNFPSVAFAWKIKEDFFKESTVISDLKLRLSYGITGQQDIPEPNGYLQKYQVGGGNSEYYFGTSPVPVALPSKRTNNLKWEETSSYNAGLDFGFLDNRLSAGLDVYYKESKDLLVNAAISDGSNFSNRVYQNVGSFTTKGVEFTINANAIKTLDFNWNMNFNISKFERRIKNLVNGTDIFLGDNIAGTGTPGQIFREGYTPYSFYVYKQLYNNEGKPIDGAFADLNGNNIKNDSDKYIYNNPDPDFTLGFASNMNYKKFDFSFNLRASIGNRIFNAVDASRAQYDAMENGGVLSNIPKQVLDTNFQTTSNVVLSDLYIENASFLKMDNITLGYTLNNWLNSKASLRFSTGVQNVFVLTKYSGLDPEITNNGVDKTIYPRQRSVLFGLNLKF
- a CDS encoding SH3 domain-containing protein; its protein translation is MASCCDAKPKESGRCTGSASCSACSNCSRCAHCSNGGSCGVCASYSPPVRYTAPRTVSKSRVKTASKNTVTHSSNSNFYSEPKKEKVTKKTIVNYRSEDMLAVDSEILNLREGPGTEYEVIEVLERHALLKVIAVDGEWLQVKVINSGNYGYVNIKHVYKI
- a CDS encoding hybrid sensor histidine kinase/response regulator transcription factor, with the translated sequence MNKLKSFLVICFLSISAFGQNYPIRHLDISSGLSNNSVATIYQDQNGYMWFGTFDGLNRYDGNDFKIYRHIHTDPNSIQGNAISCIEGDYKNNLWIGTTAGPVVFNAERSSFTPLKYIGIDKKVKPLKITAYEIIAVHSQNIILVATKEMIVAYKEGEQTGTAIPFNGKLNYIARSISYDAKKQIFYVFVTGSGLCKYDLKSKKLTLLNNTITGANCIKLTNEGLWIGSDEGAHLYNANLNTYSKNYFQEKTVVRDFYQQDNRLWIATDGAGLFTITKNQSTPILYKASGPVSLLNSKSLYDIFESKNGEMWFGTLRGGVSMMGKKPLYFNHFKSKDPLTNKEDEDPAANFMLSFCEDDKKNIWIGTDGAGMRYWNRKQNTYDVYSTTSSGGRKLQSNFVTSIVRDSDNAIWVAMWKGGVCRIDPNSKAIQNFSIYNQFTKKAEQESWLLFLDSRNTLWLAITNAGALYQFDRKQNKFICYSNTLRDVTCLYETKDGKIWGGTFNSFFEIDTKTKKVKNYHSEYTIRCITEDQNKNLWIGTVEGGLLLFDRKTATSKKYTTQNGLSSNTVLRLLEDKKGNLWMSTYHGISRLNPKNNTFRNFGVADGLQGNQFSWNAGTKLSTGEFIYGGINGFNVFDPENIKDKKNTGKFLLNDLLVNNQSLKSDSPYVTGKKLEMISDVELPYEKSALSFDFVYLDYVNSEKINTAYFLEGWDKNWNYASKDNRANYSRLTEGTYVFKVKTTDIFGNWTNEVTLATVTILPPWYRTWWAYTFYLIAAIAAIYAYVGYHKNKERLRYEIKLARMEHKKDKEHAEKQFSMFTYIAHELRTPLSLIINPLKSAIERKNRSEDDLDLNLAYKNAKRLLSLTDQLLLFRKAETDLDELKISKINLNSLCREIYESFTQMAAVKSLNYQFIEEKTPTEIYGDYEKLEITLFNLISNAFKFTPNNGSISIEIIENLADVSIIISDTGSGINENEIDTIFEKFKQSQSKASNGFGIGLYVAKYFVNKHHGEIECKSKIGEGTSFIITLPKGNSHFAEMNINENHSHMSPLVGELLEGMPADNQNTAENRTQPSHPENLQDELISTKKVLLIVEDNPEMNHYLVQLFTKNYIVYSAANGLEGLKLVEKHMPDIVLSDISMEGMNGLDLCKKIKQNDDLSHIPVILLTATTSNDIHLQSITEGADDYVTKPFDSDILLARVDSVLRNRGQLRKYFLDSITLRENVNKVPTEYKEFLDKCIEIVEANIENNDFNLKTFSAEMGMSHSSLYKKIKAISGQTVNVFIRSIRIRRAAVIMLTENINIAQVGPQVGIEDQRYFRQQFVKLFGMKPSEYIKKYRNSFNKELNIIQKKDN